A stretch of the Clostridium botulinum genome encodes the following:
- the flhA gene encoding flagellar biosynthesis protein FlhA, with protein sequence MVAFGVMGIVMMIIIPMPTAILDVFIALNITIGTVIILLTMFTTEVLQFSVFPTMLLITTLFRLGLNISSTRLILRDGYAGKIIDTFGKFVTGGNYVVGVIIFLIIIIIQFVVITNGAGRVSEVSARFTLDAMPGKQMSIDADLNAGLISETDARERREKIQEEASFYGAMDGASKFVKGDAIAGIIITIINVIAGIIIGVVQKGMPAGEAATTYVQLTIGDGLVSQIPALLISTASGILVTRSASSENFGNLLVKQLTGFPKVLAVASAVLFFLGIMPGFPKVAFFIFAAATGISAYLLYKEEKETAVMQIQTEQEELIETEKREPENVTNLIAVEPMDIEIGYGLIPLADEASGGDLLQRIASVRRQCAIEMGIIVQPIRIRDNLQLQTNEYLIKIRGTVITKGELMPSMLLCMDPTGEEMDMQGIRTVEPTFGLPAVWINNDQREEAEIKGLTVVDPTTVMVTHLTETIKAHCYELLGRQETKMIIDTVKEKYDTVVEELIPDLMTIGEVQKVLQSLLKEKVSIKDMVTILESLADNSRNTKDIEVLTEYVRFALARNICNPLVDENGILTVAVLSPELEDLLANNIQKSMQGSFPAVDPETTSSIFDSIKNILDSVQFYDNQPVILVSPKIRPAFRRLIEMVFPQLIVLSLNEVPNDVEIRTEGVVTYQ encoded by the coding sequence ATGGTAGCCTTTGGAGTTATGGGAATAGTTATGATGATAATTATTCCTATGCCAACAGCTATTTTAGATGTTTTTATAGCACTAAATATTACTATTGGTACAGTAATTATTCTATTAACCATGTTTACTACAGAAGTACTTCAATTTTCTGTGTTTCCAACGATGCTTCTTATTACTACATTATTTAGATTAGGTCTTAATATATCATCTACAAGACTTATTTTAAGAGATGGTTATGCAGGAAAAATAATTGATACTTTTGGAAAGTTTGTAACTGGAGGTAATTACGTAGTTGGTGTAATCATATTCTTGATTATAATTATTATACAATTTGTAGTAATTACAAATGGTGCAGGAAGAGTATCTGAGGTATCAGCAAGATTTACTTTAGATGCTATGCCAGGAAAGCAAATGAGTATAGATGCAGATTTAAATGCAGGACTTATATCAGAAACTGATGCAAGAGAAAGACGTGAAAAAATACAAGAAGAAGCAAGTTTTTATGGAGCTATGGATGGTGCATCTAAATTCGTAAAGGGTGATGCCATTGCAGGTATAATTATAACAATCATAAATGTTATTGCAGGTATAATTATTGGAGTTGTACAAAAAGGAATGCCAGCTGGTGAGGCTGCAACAACATATGTTCAACTTACAATTGGTGATGGACTTGTATCTCAGATACCAGCACTTTTAATTTCAACAGCTTCAGGTATACTTGTAACTCGTTCAGCATCAAGTGAAAACTTTGGTAATCTTTTAGTAAAACAATTAACAGGGTTTCCAAAAGTTTTAGCAGTTGCATCTGCAGTTCTATTTTTTCTTGGAATTATGCCGGGATTTCCTAAAGTTGCATTTTTTATCTTTGCAGCTGCAACAGGCATAAGTGCTTACTTATTATATAAAGAAGAAAAAGAAACCGCAGTAATGCAAATTCAAACAGAGCAGGAAGAACTTATAGAAACAGAAAAAAGAGAGCCTGAAAATGTTACAAATTTAATAGCAGTAGAACCAATGGATATAGAAATAGGTTATGGACTTATTCCGCTTGCAGATGAGGCATCGGGCGGAGATCTTCTTCAAAGAATAGCATCTGTAAGACGTCAATGTGCTATTGAAATGGGTATAATTGTACAACCTATAAGAATAAGAGATAATCTTCAACTTCAAACAAATGAGTATTTAATAAAAATAAGAGGTACTGTTATTACAAAGGGAGAACTTATGCCAAGTATGTTACTTTGTATGGATCCAACAGGAGAAGAGATGGACATGCAAGGTATTAGAACAGTGGAACCTACTTTTGGACTTCCAGCAGTATGGATAAATAATGATCAAAGAGAAGAAGCTGAAATTAAAGGACTTACAGTTGTAGACCCAACTACAGTTATGGTTACTCACTTAACAGAAACTATTAAGGCTCATTGTTATGAATTACTTGGAAGACAAGAAACAAAGATGATAATAGATACTGTAAAGGAAAAGTACGATACAGTAGTAGAAGAACTTATACCAGATTTAATGACTATTGGAGAAGTACAAAAGGTTCTTCAAAGTTTACTAAAAGAAAAAGTTTCTATAAAAGATATGGTGACAATATTAGAATCCCTTGCGGATAATTCAAGAAATACTAAGGATATAGAGGTTTTAACTGAGTATGTGAGATTTGCTCTTGCAAGAAATATATGCAATCCATTAGTAGATGAAAATGGTATTTTAACTGTTGCTGTGTTATCACCAGAACTTGAAGATTTATTAGCGAATAATATTCAAAAATCAATGCAAGGTTCATTCCCAGCAGTTGATCCTGAAACCACAAGTAGTATCTTTGATTCTATTAAAAATATACTTGATAGTGTTCAATTTTATGATAATCAACCAGTAATATTAGTTTCACCTAAAATAAGACCTGCTTTTAGAAGACTTATAGAAATGGTATTTCCTCAATTGATAGTATTATCATTAAATGAGGTTCCAAATGATGTAGAAATTAGAACTGAAGGAGTTGTAACTTATCAATGA
- a CDS encoding fused FliR family export protein/FlhB family type III secretion system protein produces the protein MINISYFLAIFLISLRMFSFVEVVPIFFPKGTPNVVKVMFTVILAFMIIPGIDYLSISNINGNLQLIMYCLIEITTGLTFGFITNICFSCIRYAGAFMDLQVGFAMMTMFDPNSNSNVTLIERLLYWFSLIVFIIVDGPRMIIKIFIESFNVIHIGKFILNQNSAMHVINVFVKYFQLGIRIAIPIVLIIILTDLTMGLVAKTVPQLNIMILGMPVKIILGLSVLALSLPVIFNIIVSSFNNITESIRHLYKLVPLVFIFASDDKTEEATPHKLSEARKKGQVAKSKEVSSAIILLTSTIILLTLGEYVANSFKKDIIEFFTNYLNIELNASSLMSIIVTILWRFMIVFLPVVVPLMIMGIGANLLQTGYINSKEPLKPQLSKINPISGFKKIFSMRTVMELIKDIAVITIIGFVGYGFLKSNFKKVLSMTGLRFPVIITSFLKLTTNIFFRVSLVMLAIALTDFIYQKFQFKRDMKMSKQEVKEEFKQMEGDPQIKGKIKQKQREMAMGRMMQNVPDASVVITNPTHIAVALKYEDGEDNAPMLVAKGSDYIAIKIKQIAKENDVPIIENKPLARLIFKEVEIENEIPSDMYQAVAEILALVYKLKRRK, from the coding sequence TTGATTAATATATCTTATTTTCTTGCTATTTTTTTAATTTCCCTTAGAATGTTTTCATTTGTAGAAGTGGTGCCGATATTTTTCCCTAAGGGAACACCTAATGTAGTAAAAGTAATGTTCACTGTTATACTTGCATTTATGATAATACCAGGAATCGATTATTTAAGTATAAGTAATATAAATGGGAATTTACAGCTAATTATGTATTGTTTAATTGAAATAACAACAGGACTTACTTTTGGATTTATTACGAATATATGTTTTAGTTGTATAAGATATGCTGGAGCATTTATGGATTTACAAGTTGGTTTTGCTATGATGACAATGTTTGATCCAAATTCAAATAGTAATGTTACCTTAATTGAAAGATTACTATATTGGTTTAGTCTAATAGTATTCATAATTGTAGATGGTCCACGTATGATTATTAAAATTTTCATAGAAAGTTTTAATGTAATACATATTGGTAAGTTTATATTAAATCAAAATAGTGCTATGCATGTTATTAATGTTTTTGTTAAGTATTTTCAATTAGGGATAAGGATAGCAATACCAATAGTACTAATTATAATACTTACTGATTTAACTATGGGACTAGTAGCAAAAACAGTTCCACAATTAAACATAATGATTTTAGGAATGCCGGTTAAAATTATACTAGGATTGAGTGTTTTAGCACTTTCTCTTCCAGTAATATTTAATATTATAGTAAGTTCTTTTAATAATATTACAGAGAGTATACGGCATCTTTATAAATTGGTTCCTCTAGTTTTCATATTTGCATCTGATGATAAAACGGAGGAAGCTACTCCTCATAAGCTAAGTGAGGCACGAAAAAAAGGACAAGTTGCGAAAAGTAAAGAAGTAAGTTCCGCAATTATATTATTAACATCGACGATTATTCTTTTAACTTTAGGGGAATATGTGGCAAATTCTTTTAAGAAAGATATAATAGAATTTTTTACAAATTATTTAAATATAGAACTTAATGCGAGTAGTCTCATGAGCATTATAGTTACTATTTTATGGAGATTTATGATAGTATTTTTACCTGTTGTAGTTCCTCTTATGATAATGGGGATTGGTGCAAATTTACTTCAAACAGGTTATATAAATTCAAAAGAACCTCTAAAACCGCAGTTATCTAAAATTAATCCTATTAGTGGATTTAAAAAAATATTTTCAATGAGAACAGTTATGGAACTTATAAAAGATATTGCAGTTATAACTATAATTGGATTTGTAGGTTATGGATTTTTAAAAAGTAATTTTAAAAAAGTTTTATCAATGACTGGTTTGAGATTTCCAGTTATAATAACTTCTTTCTTAAAACTTACAACTAATATATTTTTTAGAGTTTCTTTAGTTATGCTTGCTATAGCCCTTACTGATTTTATTTATCAAAAGTTTCAATTTAAAAGGGATATGAAAATGTCCAAGCAAGAAGTTAAAGAAGAATTTAAGCAAATGGAAGGTGATCCTCAGATAAAGGGTAAAATAAAGCAGAAGCAAAGAGAAATGGCAATGGGAAGAATGATGCAAAATGTTCCTGATGCTTCTGTTGTAATAACAAATCCTACTCATATTGCAGTAGCTTTAAAATATGAAGATGGTGAGGACAATGCTCCTATGCTTGTAGCAAAGGGAAGCGATTATATAGCTATAAAGATAAAACAAATAGCAAAAGAAAATGATGTTCCAATTATTGAAAACAAACCGTTAGCTAGGCTTATATTTAAAGAAGTTGAAATTGAAAATGAAATACCTTCTGATATGTATCAAGCTGTAGCAGAAATTTTAGCACTTGTGTATAAATTAAAAAGAAGAAAGTAA
- the fliQ gene encoding flagellar biosynthesis protein FliQ has product MSEEMVIGILKDAMYTGIMASAPILIVSIVIGLVISIFQATTQIQEQTLTFVPKLIGVAVVGLITAKFMNHTVVGFTERIFAMIANISH; this is encoded by the coding sequence ATGAGTGAAGAAATGGTAATTGGAATATTAAAAGATGCTATGTATACAGGAATTATGGCATCAGCTCCTATTTTAATAGTATCTATAGTTATAGGTCTTGTAATAAGTATTTTTCAAGCAACTACTCAAATTCAAGAGCAAACATTAACATTTGTTCCTAAATTAATTGGAGTTGCAGTAGTTGGGCTTATTACAGCTAAGTTTATGAATCATACTGTAGTAGGATTTACTGAAAGGATATTTGCAATGATTGCAAATATAAGTCATTAG
- the fliP gene encoding flagellar type III secretion system pore protein FliP (The bacterial flagellar biogenesis protein FliP forms a type III secretion system (T3SS)-type pore required for flagellar assembly.) translates to MKKRKFSLFILIVFALVILGATKAYAAPDTIPVPKVNISVDKATNPKDYVDNIKLLVMLTVLSLLPSFLVMMTSFTRIIIVLGFMRNALGTQQAPPNQILIGIALFLTIFIMAPTYKTINKEAIKPFLENKITGQQAMDNASKPMREFMLKQTRDKDLELFLDVSKTDKTKITKDNVPMYVVIPSFIISELKTAFKIGFLLYIPFLIIDIVVASVLMSMGMFMLPPVMISLPFKILLFVMVDGWYLLVKSLIMGYSS, encoded by the coding sequence ATGAAGAAAAGGAAGTTTAGTTTATTTATTTTAATTGTATTTGCTCTTGTGATTTTAGGAGCTACAAAAGCATATGCTGCTCCAGATACAATACCTGTACCTAAAGTTAATATTTCCGTAGATAAAGCTACAAATCCTAAAGATTATGTAGATAATATAAAATTACTTGTTATGTTAACTGTACTTTCTCTGCTCCCATCGTTTCTAGTAATGATGACTAGTTTTACTAGAATAATTATAGTTTTAGGTTTTATGAGAAATGCACTAGGAACTCAACAGGCGCCACCTAATCAAATTTTAATAGGAATAGCATTATTCTTAACAATTTTTATTATGGCGCCTACATATAAAACCATCAATAAAGAAGCTATAAAACCATTTTTAGAAAATAAGATAACAGGTCAGCAAGCTATGGATAATGCTTCGAAGCCTATGCGAGAGTTTATGTTAAAACAAACTAGAGATAAAGATTTAGAATTATTTTTAGATGTTTCAAAAACAGATAAAACAAAAATAACAAAAGATAATGTTCCTATGTATGTTGTTATTCCATCATTCATAATTAGTGAACTTAAAACAGCCTTTAAAATAGGGTTCTTACTTTATATACCATTCTTGATAATAGATATTGTTGTGGCAAGTGTTCTTATGTCTATGGGAATGTTTATGTTGCCTCCGGTTATGATTTCACTGCCATTTAAAATTTTATTATTTGTTATGGTAGATGGATGGTATTTACTGGTCAAGTCCTTAATAATGGGATATTCGTCGTGA
- the fliO gene encoding flagellar biosynthetic protein FliO, producing MGIKETIEMFIKVVIFLPFIIFMIYLFFKYGGAKLQEIQNGKYMKILDRMTLSKDNSLLVVRIGEKGYVISSTQGKVDILMELNEEELLKVEESNKIQEYTSIKEAIKKLKFKKEDLQ from the coding sequence ATGGGAATAAAAGAAACAATAGAGATGTTTATAAAAGTGGTGATTTTTCTCCCTTTTATAATATTTATGATATATCTATTTTTCAAATATGGTGGAGCAAAATTACAGGAAATACAAAACGGTAAGTATATGAAAATATTAGATAGAATGACTCTTAGCAAAGATAATAGTCTTTTGGTAGTTAGAATTGGAGAAAAGGGCTATGTTATATCTTCAACTCAAGGAAAAGTTGATATATTAATGGAGCTTAATGAAGAAGAATTATTAAAAGTTGAAGAATCAAATAAGATTCAAGAGTACACAAGTATAAAAGAAGCTATAAAAAAACTCAAGTTTAAAAAGGAAGATTTACAATGA
- a CDS encoding flagellar basal body-associated FliL family protein: protein MAEAENKSGGKGNILKIIIIVLLAAILLGGGTFAGYLVASKNKPQSSAANLSVIQNTLNQKTFALDEFLVNLKSDDGSNRYLKTKVSVGYADIKENEKLQDELTTKKAIARDAINAILRSKKKEDFATNAQVEKIKEEIKSKVNPLLQDGQIINVYFSEIIIQ from the coding sequence ATGGCTGAAGCAGAAAATAAATCAGGCGGAAAAGGAAATATATTAAAAATTATAATAATTGTTTTATTAGCAGCAATTCTTCTTGGAGGAGGAACATTTGCAGGATATCTTGTAGCTTCTAAAAATAAACCTCAAAGTTCAGCTGCCAATTTAAGTGTAATTCAAAATACTTTAAATCAAAAAACTTTTGCTTTAGATGAATTTTTAGTAAATTTAAAATCAGACGATGGTTCTAATAGATACCTAAAAACAAAAGTATCTGTAGGATATGCAGATATTAAAGAAAATGAAAAACTTCAAGATGAATTAACTACAAAAAAAGCAATTGCTAGAGATGCAATTAATGCTATATTAAGATCTAAAAAGAAAGAAGATTTTGCTACAAATGCACAAGTTGAAAAAATCAAAGAAGAAATAAAAAGTAAGGTTAATCCTTTGCTTCAAGATGGTCAAATAATTAATGTTTATTTCTCAGAAATAATAATCCAATAG
- a CDS encoding OmpA family protein — MSRRKKAQQSEGGGEEWLQTYADTITLLLTFFVLLYASSSLDAVKFNKISSSLQSVLSGSNSNSILDFNSNGEVPIVGPPQEMGPKSGGGDEAMYGKVKEFMDKNKLDNTVQVKRDAKGIIIELKDNILFDSAQAEIKAPSKEILDKISKLLESVPNGIIIEGHTDNVPIHNTKYESNWELSTQRAVNVLKYFVENKGLAPDKFQAAGYGEFHPIEKNDNYADRAKNRRVNILITASEKEKK; from the coding sequence ATGTCTAGGAGAAAAAAAGCGCAACAAAGTGAAGGTGGCGGTGAAGAATGGTTACAAACATACGCAGATACAATTACTTTGTTACTTACTTTCTTTGTTCTGTTATATGCATCATCTAGTTTAGATGCTGTTAAATTTAATAAAATTTCATCATCATTGCAAAGTGTACTTAGTGGAAGCAATAGTAATTCAATATTAGATTTCAATTCAAATGGAGAAGTTCCTATTGTAGGACCACCACAGGAAATGGGACCAAAATCAGGTGGCGGCGATGAAGCTATGTATGGTAAAGTCAAAGAATTTATGGATAAAAATAAATTAGACAATACAGTACAAGTAAAAAGAGATGCTAAAGGTATAATTATCGAGCTTAAAGATAATATCTTATTTGATAGTGCACAAGCAGAAATAAAAGCCCCAAGTAAAGAAATATTGGATAAAATATCAAAACTTCTAGAATCAGTTCCTAATGGAATAATTATAGAAGGTCATACAGATAATGTGCCAATACATAATACTAAGTATGAAAGCAACTGGGAATTATCAACTCAAAGAGCTGTTAATGTTTTAAAATACTTTGTTGAGAATAAGGGACTTGCACCAGATAAGTTTCAAGCAGCAGGATATGGAGAATTTCATCCTATAGAGAAAAATGATAATTATGCAGATAGAGCAAAAAATAGAAGAGTAAATATACTAATAACAGCAAGTGAAAAGGAGAAGAAATAA
- a CDS encoding motility protein A: MKRQDILTLVGMLAGFGVIVYGMLGGGGTFGMFVDVPSLGITVGGSFCSLLVNYPVNELKRIFKVLAQSFKETSMSGLDIVRQFGELSKKARREGLLSLEEDIERVEDAYLKKGLRMVVDGIEPETIREILELEVGEMEKRHKDGADVLKAWGGYAPAFGMLGTLIGLIQMLANLDDPSNLGPGMGKALITTFYGSLMASLILNPMAANLMYKSSQEVTIREMMLEGVLAIQSGVNPRIVEEKLVSYLNPVDKQIYSETQAASEVGADV; encoded by the coding sequence ATGAAAAGACAGGATATTCTAACTCTTGTAGGTATGTTAGCCGGATTTGGAGTTATAGTGTATGGTATGCTAGGTGGTGGTGGAACATTTGGGATGTTCGTAGATGTTCCGTCTCTTGGAATAACCGTAGGGGGATCATTTTGTTCACTACTAGTAAATTATCCAGTAAATGAGCTTAAAAGAATTTTTAAGGTACTTGCTCAATCATTTAAAGAAACTAGTATGTCAGGACTAGATATTGTAAGGCAATTTGGAGAATTATCTAAAAAAGCAAGAAGAGAAGGATTATTATCTCTTGAAGAAGATATTGAAAGAGTTGAAGATGCTTACTTAAAGAAAGGTCTTCGTATGGTTGTAGATGGTATAGAACCTGAAACTATAAGGGAAATACTTGAGCTTGAAGTTGGTGAAATGGAAAAAAGACATAAAGATGGAGCTGATGTTTTAAAAGCTTGGGGAGGATATGCACCTGCTTTTGGTATGTTAGGTACACTTATAGGACTTATACAAATGCTTGCAAACTTAGATGATCCATCAAATTTAGGACCTGGAATGGGTAAAGCATTAATAACTACGTTCTATGGATCTTTGATGGCAAGTTTGATTTTAAATCCTATGGCTGCAAATCTTATGTATAAGAGTAGTCAAGAAGTTACTATTAGAGAAATGATGTTAGAAGGTGTACTAGCTATTCAATCAGGAGTAAATCCAAGAATTGTTGAAGAAAAACTTGTATCTTATTTAAATCCAGTAGATAAGCAGATTTATTCTGAAACACAAGCAGCTAGTGAGGTGGGAGCAGATGTCTAG
- a CDS encoding flagellar FlbD family protein, with protein MISLRGLNQKQLYLNEDHIEKIEEVPETLITLTNGKKYIVLEPTQEVIDKIIEFKRKIFTVGL; from the coding sequence ATGATAAGTTTAAGAGGATTAAATCAAAAGCAATTATATTTAAATGAAGATCATATTGAAAAAATAGAAGAAGTTCCAGAAACATTGATTACACTTACTAATGGAAAAAAATACATCGTACTTGAACCTACTCAGGAAGTAATAGATAAAATAATAGAGTTCAAGAGAAAAATTTTTACAGTAGGTTTATAG
- a CDS encoding flagellar hook protein FlgE gives MLRSMYAGISGMKVNQTKLDVTGNNIANVSTTGFKSSRVRFKDMLSQNMGEAVGPGRNQGGVNGKQVGLGVQVAGIDTVMSQGMMQPTSRNLDVAMDGTGYFIVAKGALPENNAGGISVSESDHTMSGGAFQVNYTRDGSFTLDHQGNLLTSDGYRVMGYAINEIDEKGVSKGEVSIDYNKNGAMNFINADGKYGLKASSTIVPLRIPDSIHVKATKIADDDASKVEMDFTGTGATDKITDKPKVNTGGARFEGESDLNLKIKFIIDDPVAGTYKPILLVNGEQLLDDKGAKVDGIPAEIKQETLENHLKGKNGWEKEKDPVKAKLQQQAKEQATKMIGKTTVKIDPSPTVEDTEDKTKFSWSFKLVAETDKKLRSFSIEKDGLVKGVLDDGTVTALGQIATASFKNQEGLKKEGKNLYSNTANSGIPMVRSGIGTAKNLDNSDGYGEMLQGMLEMSNVDLAEQFTDMIVTTRAFQASGKMISTGDEILQDIINLKR, from the coding sequence ATGTTAAGATCAATGTATGCTGGAATCAGTGGAATGAAGGTAAATCAAACAAAACTTGATGTTACAGGTAACAATATAGCAAACGTTAGTACAACAGGATTTAAAAGTTCAAGAGTTAGATTTAAAGATATGTTAAGTCAAAACATGGGAGAAGCTGTTGGTCCTGGTAGAAACCAAGGTGGTGTTAATGGTAAGCAAGTAGGGCTTGGGGTTCAAGTTGCAGGTATAGATACTGTGATGAGCCAAGGTATGATGCAACCAACAAGTAGAAATCTAGACGTAGCAATGGATGGAACAGGATATTTCATAGTAGCAAAAGGAGCATTGCCAGAAAATAATGCAGGTGGAATTTCTGTAAGTGAAAGTGATCATACAATGAGTGGTGGAGCTTTTCAAGTAAACTATACAAGAGATGGATCATTTACATTAGACCATCAAGGAAATCTTTTAACTTCTGATGGATATAGAGTTATGGGGTATGCGATAAATGAAATTGATGAAAAAGGAGTTTCAAAAGGAGAAGTAAGTATAGATTATAACAAAAATGGTGCAATGAACTTTATAAATGCTGATGGAAAATATGGATTAAAAGCATCAAGTACTATAGTTCCATTAAGAATTCCAGATAGTATTCATGTAAAAGCTACTAAAATAGCAGATGATGATGCTTCAAAAGTAGAAATGGATTTTACAGGAACAGGTGCTACAGATAAGATAACTGATAAACCCAAAGTTAACACTGGTGGAGCAAGATTTGAAGGAGAAAGTGATTTGAATCTTAAAATAAAATTTATAATAGATGATCCAGTAGCTGGTACATATAAACCAATATTACTAGTTAATGGTGAACAATTATTAGATGATAAAGGGGCTAAAGTAGATGGAATTCCAGCTGAAATAAAGCAAGAAACGTTAGAAAATCATTTAAAAGGTAAGAATGGATGGGAAAAAGAAAAAGATCCAGTTAAAGCTAAGTTACAACAACAAGCTAAAGAACAAGCTACAAAGATGATTGGAAAAACAACAGTAAAAATAGATCCATCACCTACTGTAGAAGATACTGAAGATAAAACTAAATTTTCATGGTCATTTAAATTAGTTGCAGAAACAGACAAAAAGCTTAGAAGTTTCTCAATAGAAAAAGATGGTCTAGTTAAAGGAGTACTTGATGATGGTACTGTTACAGCACTTGGACAAATAGCAACAGCATCATTTAAAAACCAAGAAGGTCTTAAAAAAGAAGGTAAAAACCTTTATTCAAATACGGCTAACTCAGGAATTCCAATGGTTAGAAGTGGAATTGGAACTGCAAAAAATTTAGATAATAGTGATGGATATGGTGAAATGCTACAAGGTATGCTTGAAATGTCAAACGTTGACCTTGCAGAACAATTCACAGACATGATAGTAACAACAAGAGCTTTCCAAGCTAGTGGAAAAATGATCTCAACAGGAGATGAAATTCTTCAAGATATTATAAATCTTAAGAGATAG
- a CDS encoding TIGR02530 family flagellar biosynthesis protein, giving the protein MGYRIINGNLYPVGSFPEATLGKKEVNKKQTDSFGQLLKNEINKESNNNVDFKISNHAVKRLQDRNIMLSQKDMENINKGINMAKEKGAKDSVIIYKNIALITNIKNRTIITAVDKETSKENVFTNIDSVVLL; this is encoded by the coding sequence ATGGGATATAGAATTATAAATGGAAATTTATATCCAGTAGGAAGTTTTCCAGAAGCTACTTTAGGGAAAAAAGAAGTTAATAAAAAGCAGACAGATTCTTTTGGACAACTATTAAAAAATGAAATAAACAAAGAATCAAATAATAATGTTGATTTTAAAATTTCAAATCATGCTGTAAAAAGACTTCAAGATAGAAACATAATGTTATCACAAAAAGATATGGAAAACATAAATAAAGGAATAAACATGGCAAAAGAAAAAGGGGCCAAAGATTCAGTAATTATTTATAAAAACATAGCATTAATTACAAATATTAAAAATAGAACCATAATAACTGCAGTAGATAAAGAAACATCAAAAGAAAATGTTTTTACAAATATAGATAGCGTGGTTTTATTATAG
- a CDS encoding flagellar hook assembly protein FlgD, with translation MPDITTPVYKSYGSQINNNDSVSKLLKNNKSSDKKNALEGKVEKVNHYNKATNRGTKIVKKGQEMDKNAFLKILTAELTNQDPMNAKDSTQYISQLAQFSGLEQMANLNSTMSFNSAGSMVGKTVALSSYDDYGRQYGGTVTNVRKDGDDIILNVNVAKYKGNELIGREDKEFNYKDVSDVLSVPDEKDHMISYLIDHMNYLNDNLSFMGASSLIGKQVEVSTKTGQGKDEKEVISKGSVLETFRTKDGIKLKVKLSDTGEEKEFLYSQVMKIRK, from the coding sequence ATGCCAGATATAACTACTCCAGTTTATAAAAGTTATGGAAGTCAAATTAATAATAATGATTCTGTAAGTAAGTTATTAAAAAATAATAAATCTAGTGATAAAAAAAATGCATTAGAAGGAAAAGTAGAAAAAGTAAATCACTACAATAAAGCTACAAATAGGGGAACTAAGATAGTAAAAAAAGGACAGGAAATGGACAAAAATGCCTTTTTAAAGATATTAACTGCTGAACTTACAAATCAAGACCCTATGAATGCTAAAGACTCTACTCAATATATTTCTCAATTAGCTCAATTTTCAGGACTTGAACAAATGGCAAACTTAAATTCTACTATGAGTTTTAATTCAGCAGGTAGTATGGTAGGAAAGACAGTAGCTTTAAGTTCTTATGATGATTATGGTAGACAATATGGTGGTACTGTAACAAATGTAAGAAAAGATGGAGATGACATTATACTAAATGTTAATGTAGCTAAGTATAAAGGAAATGAATTAATAGGTAGAGAAGATAAAGAATTTAATTATAAAGATGTTTCAGATGTTTTAAGTGTACCAGACGAAAAGGATCATATGATTTCTTATTTAATAGATCATATGAATTATTTAAATGATAATTTGAGTTTCATGGGTGCATCATCTTTAATTGGAAAGCAAGTAGAAGTTTCTACTAAAACAGGACAAGGAAAAGATGAAAAAGAAGTAATATCAAAAGGAAGTGTACTTGAAACATTTAGAACTAAAGATGGAATTAAGTTAAAAGTTAAATTAAGTGATACAGGAGAAGAAAAAGAATTCTTGTATTCACAAGTAATGAAAATAAGAAAATAA